Proteins from a genomic interval of Salinarchaeum sp. Harcht-Bsk1:
- a CDS encoding prenyltransferase: protein MSEEHSEREGDSTETAAVRSDPERPDASQSSLSDVAVYLFALSRPRFWLYLAGPVLVGVVYAADARADLLTPATLALFAYFLVPANVYLYGVNDVFDADVDAENPKKDEREVRYRGQRFVPVAVAASGLGLFGVVSLTDPIAWPWLAAWGLLATAYSAPPVRFKTRPVLDSLSNGLYVLPGAAAYATVAGAQPPVWPLTGGILWTMAMHTFSAIPDVEPDREAGIATTATWLGERRTLAYCFTTWALAAAAFGMADLRAGAALSLYPLLVLGIAWSDVPVDRAYWWYPAINGVVGAGLTMWGLAQIVPPSSLV from the coding sequence ATGAGCGAGGAGCACTCGGAACGCGAGGGCGATTCCACCGAGACGGCAGCGGTTCGATCTGACCCGGAGCGCCCGGACGCGAGCCAGTCGTCCCTCTCCGACGTCGCCGTCTACCTGTTCGCGCTCTCGCGTCCCCGTTTCTGGCTCTACCTCGCCGGCCCGGTGCTGGTCGGCGTGGTCTACGCCGCCGACGCACGGGCCGACCTCCTCACGCCAGCGACCCTCGCCCTGTTCGCGTACTTCCTCGTCCCAGCGAACGTCTACCTCTACGGCGTCAACGACGTCTTCGACGCCGACGTCGACGCGGAGAATCCGAAGAAGGACGAGCGGGAGGTCCGCTACCGTGGACAGCGGTTCGTCCCGGTCGCCGTCGCCGCGTCCGGCCTGGGCCTCTTCGGCGTCGTCTCGCTCACCGACCCGATCGCGTGGCCGTGGCTGGCCGCCTGGGGCCTGCTCGCGACGGCCTACAGCGCGCCGCCGGTCCGGTTCAAGACCAGACCCGTCCTCGACTCGCTGTCGAACGGGCTCTACGTCTTGCCCGGCGCTGCCGCCTACGCGACCGTTGCGGGCGCGCAGCCGCCGGTCTGGCCGCTGACGGGCGGTATCCTGTGGACGATGGCGATGCACACCTTCTCCGCGATTCCGGACGTCGAACCGGATCGCGAGGCGGGCATCGCGACGACGGCGACCTGGCTCGGCGAGCGACGGACGCTCGCGTACTGCTTCACGACCTGGGCGCTCGCGGCCGCGGCGTTCGGGATGGCCGATCTCCGCGCGGGCGCCGCACTCTCGCTGTACCCGCTGCTCGTCCTCGGCATCGCCTGGTCGGACGTTCCCGTCGATCGCGCCTACTGGTGGTACCCGGCGATCAACGGGGTCGTTGGCGCGGGACTGACGATGTGGGGCCTCGCGCAGATCGTGCCGCCGTCGTCGCTGGTCTGA
- a CDS encoding phytoene/squalene synthase family protein has translation MLEDRQVERSRAIQRRTGPTFYFATKFLPERVREPTHVLYAFFRIADEVVDDAEVIDRPAEDKRQALESFRAEALGETEPSDPVLEAFREVKDAHDIPDEEVNAFVDAMETDVEKKRYADVTELREYMRGSAAAVGAMMTAIMEPADRDRAMPHAKALGEAFQLTNFLRDVREDVVDRDRIYLPLRTLERHGVDPDQIAALEFDAGIAAAIREELHRTERFYRHGVAGIETLPDDCQFPVLLAAVLYADYHRSIRADDCDVITSPPTLSRRRTLSLFARTRARWQFNKDPAAVFDAVSPISMPAREDRDPTGEPLTLPTP, from the coding sequence ATGCTTGAGGATCGCCAGGTCGAACGGAGCCGGGCGATCCAGCGCCGAACAGGACCTACCTTCTACTTCGCGACGAAGTTCCTCCCCGAACGGGTCCGGGAGCCGACGCACGTCCTCTATGCCTTCTTCCGGATCGCCGACGAGGTGGTCGACGACGCCGAGGTGATCGACCGTCCTGCCGAGGACAAGCGGCAGGCGCTCGAATCGTTCCGCGCCGAGGCACTCGGCGAGACCGAGCCCTCCGATCCGGTCCTCGAGGCGTTCCGGGAGGTCAAGGACGCCCACGACATCCCCGACGAGGAGGTCAACGCCTTCGTCGACGCGATGGAGACGGACGTCGAGAAGAAACGGTACGCCGACGTCACCGAACTCCGCGAGTACATGCGTGGCTCCGCGGCCGCCGTCGGGGCGATGATGACCGCGATCATGGAGCCCGCCGATCGCGACCGGGCGATGCCCCACGCCAAGGCGCTGGGCGAGGCGTTCCAGTTGACGAACTTCCTCCGGGACGTTCGCGAGGACGTCGTCGACCGCGACCGCATCTACCTCCCGCTGCGAACGCTCGAACGGCACGGCGTCGACCCCGACCAGATCGCCGCCCTCGAGTTCGACGCGGGGATCGCGGCCGCGATCCGGGAGGAACTCCACCGCACCGAACGCTTCTATCGCCACGGCGTCGCCGGGATCGAGACGCTTCCGGACGACTGCCAGTTCCCCGTCCTCCTCGCGGCGGTGCTGTACGCGGACTACCACCGCTCGATCCGGGCCGATGACTGCGACGTGATCACGTCGCCGCCCACCCTCTCGCGTCGACGGACGCTCTCCCTGTTCGCCAGAACCAGAGCCCGGTGGCAGTTCAACAAGGATCCCGCCGCCGTCTTCGACGCCGTCAGCCCGATCTCGATGCCCGCGAGAGAGGATCGCGACCCGACGGGCGAGCCGCTGACGCTGCCCACGCCCTGA
- the cruF gene encoding bisanhydrobacterioruberin hydratase, translating to MDRLGGETGRERVESRLDSIVHDNRVTIAVTFPLVGVVLLLAGEAGYVPDALAFNPYLMVAAVTIMALPLASGIAPIVDRRAAVGLLALAAFTWAIELVGVQTGLPYGEFTYERELGPMVFGDVPLALPIFFVPILLNSYLLGILVLGDRADRLAIRFPTVVALVVVLDLVLDPGAVALDFWGWTDPGVYYGVPVINFLGWILAATVAVGILTVAFDHDAIVSRLETCPYLLDDLINFGIFWGLVNVAAFNLVPALVATGILLVLVRAPWFDFAGLPFGSRTLE from the coding sequence ATGGATCGCCTCGGCGGCGAGACGGGACGTGAGCGCGTCGAGTCCCGGCTCGATTCGATCGTCCACGACAACCGGGTCACGATCGCGGTCACGTTCCCGCTGGTGGGCGTCGTGCTCTTGCTCGCTGGCGAGGCGGGGTACGTGCCGGACGCGCTGGCGTTCAACCCGTACCTGATGGTGGCCGCCGTGACGATCATGGCGCTCCCGCTCGCTTCGGGGATCGCACCGATCGTCGATCGGCGGGCAGCGGTGGGCTTGCTCGCGCTCGCGGCGTTCACGTGGGCGATCGAACTGGTCGGCGTCCAGACCGGGTTGCCCTACGGTGAGTTCACCTACGAACGCGAACTCGGGCCGATGGTCTTCGGCGACGTGCCGCTCGCGCTGCCCATCTTCTTCGTCCCGATCCTGCTCAACTCCTACCTGCTCGGGATCCTCGTGCTGGGCGATCGCGCCGACCGGCTCGCGATTCGCTTCCCGACGGTCGTCGCGCTCGTGGTCGTCCTGGACCTCGTGCTCGACCCGGGCGCCGTCGCGCTCGACTTCTGGGGCTGGACCGATCCGGGCGTCTACTACGGCGTCCCGGTGATCAACTTCCTCGGCTGGATCCTCGCGGCGACGGTCGCCGTCGGCATCCTCACGGTCGCGTTCGACCACGACGCCATCGTCTCGCGGCTCGAAACCTGCCCGTACCTGCTCGACGACCTGATCAACTTCGGGATCTTCTGGGGGCTGGTCAACGTCGCCGCGTTCAACCTCGTGCCGGCGCTCGTCGCGACAGGCATTCTCCTCGTGCTCGTTAGGGCACCGTGGTTCGATTTCGCCGGACTACCCTTCGGTTCGCGCACGCTCGAGTAG